In Novipirellula caenicola, one genomic interval encodes:
- the phoU gene encoding phosphate signaling complex protein PhoU: MTKHLDRDMDHLHRDILSLSAVVEEMIGNAGRALQDGRTDLAEKVIHDDEEVDQQEVAIEEECLKMLALHHPVAIDLRRIATVIKVNNDLERIADLAVSVAQRALGVKDYPRFVIPDGVGPMVTKVSGMVREALDAFVNMDTDIARSVILRDDEVDALNTDLINRLRLTMQQDAQFVAAALHCFSAIRHLERIADLATNIAEDAIYLVDGEIVRHCSVTKKIAK; the protein is encoded by the coding sequence ATGACAAAACACTTAGACCGCGACATGGACCACCTGCATCGTGACATTTTGTCACTTTCGGCGGTCGTCGAGGAAATGATCGGTAACGCCGGGCGGGCACTACAGGATGGGCGTACAGACCTAGCTGAAAAAGTGATCCATGATGATGAAGAGGTGGATCAGCAAGAGGTTGCAATCGAGGAAGAGTGTTTGAAGATGCTGGCCCTTCACCATCCGGTCGCAATCGATCTTCGCCGAATTGCAACCGTCATCAAAGTGAACAACGATTTGGAGCGGATCGCGGATTTGGCCGTCAGCGTGGCACAGCGTGCACTCGGCGTCAAAGACTATCCTCGCTTTGTCATTCCCGACGGTGTCGGCCCGATGGTGACGAAGGTCAGCGGCATGGTGCGTGAAGCGCTCGACGCCTTTGTCAACATGGATACCGACATCGCCCGAAGCGTGATTCTACGCGACGACGAAGTCGATGCGCTCAATACCGATTTGATCAATCGTTTGCGGTTGACGATGCAGCAAGATGCTCAGTTTGTGGCTGCCGCGCTCCATTGTTTTTCGGCGATTCGCCATTTGGAGCGTATCGCTGATCTCGCGACCAACATTGCTGAGGATGCAATTTATTTGGTGGATGGCGAAATCGTTCGTCATTGCTCCGTTACGAAAAAGATTGCTAAATAA
- the pstB gene encoding phosphate ABC transporter ATP-binding protein PstB: MTASLKKPNPVNESRDEDSVVVTSQDSTAIDTKPLPEDAQPAIRIADFNAFYGAYHALYDISLDIPKNRVTALIGPSGCGKTTLLRWINRMNDIVPTARAEGKISLADLDVLAASTDVVDLRRQVGIVFQKPNPFPKTIYDNVAYGPRLHLRISRSELDDLVEWALRKAAVWEEVKDRLHKPALGLSGGQQQRVCIARTIATGPEVLLMDEPCSALDPISTSSIEDLIYELRKQYTIVIVTHNMQQASRVSDMTAFFYQGRVVEFGTTDQIFTRPDQKQTEDYVTGKFG, encoded by the coding sequence ATGACCGCCTCCCTAAAAAAGCCGAACCCCGTGAATGAATCCCGTGACGAGGATTCCGTGGTGGTTACTAGCCAGGATTCGACTGCAATCGATACAAAACCGCTTCCCGAGGACGCCCAGCCCGCGATTCGCATTGCTGACTTCAATGCGTTTTATGGGGCCTATCATGCGTTGTATGATATATCGTTGGACATTCCCAAGAATCGCGTGACCGCGCTGATTGGACCAAGCGGGTGTGGAAAGACGACGCTGTTGCGGTGGATCAATCGGATGAACGACATCGTTCCGACGGCCCGTGCCGAAGGCAAGATCTCGTTGGCCGATCTAGACGTACTGGCGGCCAGCACCGATGTGGTCGATTTGCGGCGTCAGGTCGGGATTGTGTTTCAGAAACCGAATCCGTTCCCCAAGACCATCTACGACAACGTGGCCTATGGTCCGCGGCTGCACCTTCGCATCTCGCGGTCTGAGTTGGATGATTTGGTCGAGTGGGCGCTGCGTAAAGCTGCCGTGTGGGAGGAAGTCAAAGATCGCTTGCACAAACCGGCACTTGGATTGAGCGGCGGTCAACAGCAACGGGTCTGTATCGCAAGGACCATCGCCACCGGCCCCGAAGTGCTTTTGATGGACGAGCCGTGTTCGGCACTGGACCCGATTTCGACAAGCAGTATCGAAGATCTGATTTACGAGCTTCGCAAGCAGTACACGATTGTGATTGTGACGCACAACATGCAGCAGGCGTCGCGAGTCTCCGATATGACAGCGTTTTTCTATCAGGGACGCGTGGTCGAGTTTGGAACGACGGATCAAATCTTTACTCGCCCCGATCAAAAACAGACGGAAGACTACGTCACCGGAAAATTTGGTTAA